One region of Ananas comosus cultivar F153 linkage group 9, ASM154086v1, whole genome shotgun sequence genomic DNA includes:
- the LOC109715017 gene encoding probable cinnamyl alcohol dehydrogenase 1 yields MAGECGEGNCLGWAARDVSGTLSPYKFNRRDLRNDDVSIKITYCGVCYADVIWTRNKLGDSKYPLVPGHEIAGVVQAVGSDVKRFKVGDHVGVGTYVDSCRDCEYCNVFREVHCVNFPTGTFNRLDSDGTITKGGYSSYIVVRERFVDKIPDGYPLEKAAPLLCAGITVYAPMMRHKMNQPGKSLGVVGLGGLGHMAVKFGKAFGLNVTVISTSESKREEAIKVLKADKFVVSSDEQQMQSLTKSLDFIIDTASGDHPFDPYLSLLKIDGVMVLVGFPSEIRISPLTLNFGARSLAGSVTGGTKERQEMIDFCAANKVYPDIELIGIDYINEALDRLTKSDVKYRFVIDIANSLK; encoded by the exons atGGCTGGTGAATGTGGAGAGGGGAATTGTCTCGGTTGGGCTGCAAGAGATGTTTCTGGAACTCTCTCGCCCTACAAATTCAACCGAAG GGATCTTCGGAACGACGATGTCTCGATAAAGATAACATATTGTGGCGTTTGCTATGCCGACGTCATCTGGACGAGAAATAAACTCGGCGATTCGAAGTACCCGTTGGTTCCTGG GCATGAAATTGCAGGGGTTGTGCAAGCGGTCGGTTCCGACGTTAAACGCTTCAAAGTTGGTGATCATGTCGGAGTTGGAACCTACGTAGACTCGTGCAGAGATTGCGAGTATTGTAATGTTTTCCGAGAGGTTCACTGTGTGAACTTCCCAACAGGGACTTTCAACCGCTTAGATTCCGATGGTACGATCACTAAAGGCGGATATTCTAGCTACATAGTGGTTCGCGAGAG GTTTGTCGACAAGATACCTGATGGGTACCCCTTAGAGAAGGCGGCGCCACTGCTATGCGCAGGGATTACAGTGTACGCGCCGATGATGCGCCATAAAATGAACCAACCTGGCAAATCTCTCGGCGTGGTCGGGCTCGGTGGATTGGGTCATATGGCTGTGAAGTTTGGAAAAGCCTTTGGATTGAATGTAACCGTTATTAGTACGAGCGAGTCCAAGCGCGAAGAAGCCATCAAAGTTCTCAAAGCAGATAAATTTGTGGTATCATCAGATGAACAGCAGATGCAG TCGCTGACGAAGTCCCTGGACTTCATTATCGATACTGCTTCTGGCGACCACCCGTTCGACCCATATCTTTCGCTCCTAAAGATCGACGGTGTCATGGTCTTGGTGGGCTTTCCTAGCGAAATTCGAATCAGTCCTCTAACACTCAATTTTg GCGCGAGATCGCTTGCAGGGAGTGTAACCGGCGGTACCAAGGAAAGGCAAGAGATGATCGACTTTTGTGCAGCGAATAAAGTGTACCCGGATATCGAGCTCATCGGTATCGACTACATCAATGAGGCTCTCGACAGGCTTACTAAGAGCGACGTCAAGTATCGATTCGTGATCGACATTGCGAATTCTCTTAAGTGA
- the LOC109715016 gene encoding WAT1-related protein At5g64700-like, with protein MSFLKASAPYTGMITIQLVYGGSNILSKIALEHGMSFLVFVVYRHIIATAILSPLAYFLERNERPSLSIPILMKIFILALFGITVHQNVYYAGLDHTSPMVASALSNVIPALTFLLAVLLRMEKVRIRSATGGAKLIGTIFCISGALVFTFWKGPLFRGFVKRPLIVVHDHGKVHGKENWIQGSLLILASHIAFSVWLILQAKVYEVYPARLSMNALICFCASFQSLLLALIFEKNTSSWQLGWNMQLVTIIYCGTVISCLSYYLLTYCISERGPVFAAMFTPLLLVIVGIFSAAFFAERLHVGSLIGAFIIIAGLYCVLWGKSRECGKNGDKRRDVESTTVTAVLPVSTSNNDTQLTPQEGTI; from the exons ATGAGCTTTCTTAAGGCCTCTGCCCCCTACACTGGAATGATCACCATTCAATTAGTCTATGGTGGTTCAAACATTCTTAGCAAGATAGCCTTGGAGCATGGGATGAGTTTTCTAGTGTTCGTCGTGTATCGGCATATCATTGCGACGGCCATCTTATCTCCTCTTGCGTATTTCCTTGAAAG GAACGAGCGGCCTTCGCTCTCAATCCCCATACTTATGAAAATCTTCATTCTCGCACTGTTTGGGATTACAGTACATCAAAATGTCTACTACGCAGGGCTGGATCACACATCACCGATGGTGGCGAGCGCCTTGAGCAATGTCATTCCGGCTCTCACTTTCCTTCTCGCAGTCCTCTTGAG GATGGAGAAGGTGAGAATAAGAAGTGCAACAGGAGGGGCCAAGTTGATAGGCACCATATTTTGTATTAGTGGGGCTTTAGTTTTTACATTTTGGAAAGGGCCTTTATTTAGGGGCTTTGTTAAGAGACCTCTAATTGTTGTGCATGACCATGGAAAGGTGCATGGTAAAGAGAATTGGATCCAAGGTTCTCTTCTTATTCTAGCCAGCCATATTGCTTTTAGTGTCTGGCTCATCCTTCAG GCGAAGGTGTACGAGGTCTATCCCGCAAGATTGTCAATGAACGCCTTGATTTGCTTCTGCGCATCATTTCAATCGCTGCTGCTCGCCCTAATCTTCGAGAAGAACACATCATCTTGGCAATTGGGCTGGAACATGCAGCTAGTAACCATCATCTACTGT GGGACAGTGATATCCTGCCTCTCATACTACCTGCTAACATATTGTATTAGTGAGAGGGGCCCTGTTTTTGCTGCCATGTTCACTCCCCTGCTTCTTGTCATTGTTGGAATATTCTCGGCCGCGTTCTTCGCCGAACGACTTCATGTAGGCAG CTTGATTGGGGCCTTCATCATAATCGCGGGACTGTACTGCGTGTTATGGGGTAAAAGTAGGGAGTGCGGCAAGAATGGCGATAAAAGGCGCGATGTCGAGAGTACAACAGTCACAGCTGTTCTCCCAGTATCAACATCAAACAATGATACACAGCTTACACCACAAGAGGGGACAATTTGA
- the LOC109715021 gene encoding uncharacterized protein LOC109715021, translating into MASSDAEARKLDREVHDTISQLTDRLSAFDVGDAASEKGVRIITIAGDNKGATMKKLQALENQYCSHKDQDTQGEVCEDGDDGAVRAYANSNYQAVNNSVLVGGSCAAEDPGIHIEVVSESLHGDDDDEDEEECEHEHERERK; encoded by the coding sequence ATGGCTTCTTCCGACGCCGAAGCCCGCAAACTCGACCGCGAGGTCCACGACACGATCTCGCAGCTCACCGACCGCCTCTCGGCCTTCGACGTCGGGGATGCCGCCTCCGAGAAGGGCGTGAGGATCATAACCATCGCGGGGGACAACAAAGGCGCCACGATGAAGAAGCTGCAGGCGCTAGAGAATCAATACTGCAGCCACAAGGATCAGGATACGCAGGGGGAGGTGTGCGAGGACGGCGACGACGGCGCGGTGCGCGCGTACGCCAACAGCAACTACCAGGCGGTGAACAACTCCGTGCTCGTCGGCGGGAGCTGCGCGGCGGAGGATCCCGGGATACACATCGAGGTCGTGTCGGAGAGTTTgcatggtgatgatgatgatgaagacgAAGAGGAGTGTGAGCATGAACATGAAAGAGAAAGGAAGTAG